The proteins below come from a single Comamonas antarctica genomic window:
- the flhF gene encoding flagellar biosynthesis protein FlhF: MNIRRFTAPTSREALAKARMAFGDGTLILSNRATPEGVEVTATAEDSLEQLDAGVATSSPLQAAIEKRAADEVRGLPARPRTLSAAVTQAAAAAPAASAESLARSPLRQSVEEDATQLAMSTLSFQDYVRERMLRRRHENLHGEPAAAPEAALEQELPTFAQRARQLDELRREPAPTPAAGVARHNPLRSQPAAARAQAAPAAAPQVMMDELQSMKALIEDRFNTLAWLGQARQSPLQSNLMLKLIRAGYSPALSRLLLENLPGNCSPAQAVRWLMDVLERNLRTNAHSAPIYEQGGVFALVGATGVGKTTTTAKLAAMAARIHGPREVGLITLDTYRVGAHEQLRAYGRMLGIVAHQAHDRAALHDLLGLLANKKMVLIDTTGVAPRDPRKDDILEVLDLPGVQRMLVLNASSQGDSNDEVLHAFKAEGCQQVILSKVDEAVKLGPSIDTLIRHQMQLCGVTNGQRVPEDWEAADAHQLVGASMRAASRSAFDPKAIELDFFFTQSSQVDMEFEHA, from the coding sequence ATGAACATCCGCCGCTTTACCGCCCCCACCTCGCGCGAGGCCCTGGCCAAGGCGCGCATGGCCTTTGGCGATGGCACGCTGATCCTGTCGAACCGCGCCACGCCCGAGGGCGTCGAGGTCACGGCCACCGCCGAGGACTCGCTCGAGCAGCTCGATGCCGGCGTCGCCACCAGCTCGCCGCTGCAGGCCGCGATCGAGAAGCGCGCCGCCGACGAGGTGCGTGGACTGCCCGCGCGGCCGCGCACGCTGTCCGCCGCCGTGACGCAAGCCGCGGCCGCGGCGCCGGCCGCATCCGCCGAAAGCCTGGCCAGGTCGCCGCTGCGCCAGTCGGTCGAGGAAGACGCCACCCAGCTGGCCATGAGCACGCTGTCGTTCCAGGACTATGTGCGCGAACGCATGCTGCGCCGCCGCCACGAGAACCTGCATGGCGAGCCCGCAGCCGCGCCCGAAGCCGCGCTCGAGCAGGAACTGCCGACCTTTGCACAGCGCGCGCGCCAGCTCGATGAACTGCGCCGCGAACCCGCGCCGACCCCCGCGGCCGGCGTAGCGCGCCACAATCCGCTGCGCAGCCAGCCCGCGGCCGCCCGTGCGCAGGCCGCGCCCGCTGCCGCGCCGCAGGTCATGATGGACGAGCTGCAGTCGATGAAGGCGCTGATCGAAGACCGCTTCAACACCCTGGCCTGGCTGGGCCAGGCGCGCCAGAGCCCGCTGCAATCGAACCTGATGCTCAAGCTGATCCGCGCCGGCTACTCGCCCGCGCTGTCGCGCCTGCTGCTCGAGAACCTGCCCGGCAACTGCTCGCCGGCCCAGGCCGTGCGCTGGCTGATGGATGTGCTCGAGCGCAACCTGCGCACCAACGCGCATTCGGCCCCGATCTATGAACAAGGCGGCGTGTTCGCGCTGGTTGGCGCGACCGGCGTCGGCAAGACCACGACCACCGCCAAGCTCGCGGCCATGGCCGCGCGCATCCACGGTCCGCGCGAAGTCGGCCTGATCACGCTCGACACCTACCGCGTCGGCGCCCATGAACAGCTGCGCGCCTACGGCCGCATGCTGGGTATCGTCGCCCACCAGGCGCACGACCGCGCCGCGCTGCACGACCTGCTGGGCCTGCTGGCGAACAAGAAGATGGTGCTGATCGACACCACCGGCGTCGCGCCGCGCGATCCGCGCAAGGACGACATCCTCGAGGTGCTCGACCTGCCCGGCGTGCAGCGCATGCTGGTGCTCAATGCCAGCAGCCAGGGCGATTCCAACGATGAAGTGCTGCATGCGTTCAAGGCCGAAGGCTGCCAGCAGGTGATCCTGTCGAAGGTCGACGAAGCCGTGAAGCTCGGCCCCTCGATCGACACGCTGATCCGCCACCAGATGCAGCTGTGCGGCGTGACCAACGGCCAGCGCGTGCCCGAGGATTGGGAAGCCGCCGACGCGCACCAGCTGGTGGGCGCGTCGATGCGCGCCGCATCGCGCTCGGCCTTCGATCCCAAGGCCATCGAACTCGACTTCTTCTTCACCCAGTCGAGCCAGGTCGACATGGAGTTCGAGCATGCTTGA
- a CDS encoding RNA polymerase sigma factor FliA: protein MYTANGQLERNALIRQHVPLVRRIAHHMIAKLPPNVALDDLIQVGMIGLADALSRYEAAQGVQFETFASQRIRGAMLDELRDGDWMSRSSRKSQKDIEQALRRLEQKLGRSPLESEIAHELGMPLDEYQSLLGKVRGTQLVYLEDIAPGDDSDSFLDRHVADESADPMALLRDQRLRSALVEAIKVLPEREQYIMGMYYEHDMNLKEIAAVLGVTESRVCQLHSQAIARLRTKMRAH from the coding sequence ATGTACACCGCCAACGGCCAGCTCGAACGGAACGCCCTGATCCGTCAGCATGTTCCCCTGGTGCGGCGGATCGCGCACCACATGATCGCCAAGCTGCCGCCCAACGTGGCGCTCGACGATCTGATCCAGGTCGGCATGATCGGCCTGGCCGACGCGCTGTCGCGCTATGAAGCGGCGCAAGGCGTGCAGTTCGAGACCTTTGCCTCGCAGCGCATCCGCGGCGCGATGCTGGATGAACTGCGCGATGGCGACTGGATGTCGCGCAGCTCGCGCAAGAGCCAAAAAGACATCGAACAGGCGCTGCGCCGGCTCGAGCAGAAGCTCGGACGCAGCCCGCTCGAGTCGGAGATCGCCCACGAACTGGGCATGCCGCTCGACGAGTACCAGTCGCTGCTGGGCAAGGTGCGCGGCACCCAGCTGGTCTACCTCGAAGACATCGCGCCCGGCGATGACAGCGACAGTTTCCTCGACCGCCACGTGGCCGATGAAAGCGCCGATCCCATGGCCCTGCTGCGCGACCAGCGCCTGCGCAGCGCCCTGGTCGAAGCCATCAAGGTCCTGCCCGAGCGCGAGCAGTACATCATGGGCATGTACTACGAGCATGACATGAATCTCAAGGAAATCGCGGCCGTGCTCGGCGTGACGGAGTCGCGCGTGTGCCAGCTGCACAGCCAGGCGATCGCGCGGCTGCGGACCAAGATGCGCGCGCATTAA
- the flgM gene encoding flagellar biosynthesis anti-sigma factor FlgM, whose product MKVGQKPELTAAALASAAKQAKTSGPAAEEAAKGAQVATSSAGVSFSNSAKALDSAGRAQTDFNADQVEAMRKKIADGTFSFNAEAIADKLLANTGEILAHSMATRSA is encoded by the coding sequence ATGAAAGTTGGACAAAAACCGGAGCTGACCGCTGCCGCCCTGGCATCGGCCGCCAAGCAGGCCAAGACCAGTGGTCCCGCCGCTGAAGAAGCCGCCAAGGGCGCCCAGGTGGCGACCTCGTCCGCTGGCGTGTCCTTTTCGAACTCGGCCAAGGCACTGGATTCCGCCGGCCGGGCCCAGACCGACTTCAACGCCGACCAAGTCGAGGCCATGCGCAAGAAGATTGCCGACGGCACCTTCAGCTTCAACGCCGAAGCCATTGCCGACAAGCTGCTGGCCAACACCGGCGAAATCCTCGCGCATTCGATGGCAACGCGCTCGGCCTGA
- the flgA gene encoding flagellar basal body P-ring formation chaperone FlgA produces the protein MTSSPRILAAPVPAAPRLRGLAGAVLAGVGLWFGGAQAQTNADLEALSQRWADAALQGDAPAGMPLRLQVQVGKLDARLQLAACAKVEPYLPPGTRLWGRTRIGLRCVQGGKPWNVYLPVTVQAFGPAWVLNNNVRMGDALSAGDASVAEVDWAENDSPVVASQPDWVGQEAARHLQAGQALRQNMLRAPQLFALGAQVKVAVTGGGFTIISSGRAMAAGAEGANIRVRMDNGRLVSGVVNAQGVVEVK, from the coding sequence TTGACATCCAGCCCCCGGATCCTGGCCGCACCCGTTCCCGCCGCCCCGCGCCTGCGCGGCCTGGCAGGCGCCGTGCTGGCCGGCGTGGGCCTGTGGTTCGGTGGCGCGCAGGCTCAGACCAATGCCGACCTCGAGGCGCTGTCGCAGCGCTGGGCCGATGCCGCGCTGCAGGGCGACGCGCCGGCCGGCATGCCGCTGCGTCTGCAGGTGCAGGTGGGCAAGCTCGATGCGCGCCTGCAGCTCGCGGCCTGCGCCAAGGTCGAGCCTTACCTGCCGCCAGGCACACGCCTGTGGGGCCGCACCCGCATCGGCCTGCGCTGCGTGCAGGGCGGCAAGCCCTGGAATGTCTATCTCCCGGTCACCGTGCAGGCTTTCGGCCCGGCGTGGGTGCTGAACAACAACGTGCGCATGGGCGACGCGCTGAGCGCCGGCGATGCGTCGGTGGCCGAGGTCGACTGGGCCGAGAACGATTCGCCCGTGGTGGCAAGCCAGCCCGACTGGGTCGGCCAGGAAGCGGCGCGCCATCTGCAGGCCGGCCAGGCGCTGCGCCAGAACATGCTGCGCGCGCCGCAGCTGTTCGCGCTGGGCGCGCAGGTCAAGGTCGCGGTCACGGGCGGCGGCTTCACCATCATTTCCTCGGGCCGCGCCATGGCGGCCGGCGCCGAGGGTGCAAATATCCGCGTGCGCATGGATAATGGCCGGCTGGTTTCCGGCGTCGTCAATGCGCAAGGGGTGGTGGAAGTGAAGTAG
- the flgB gene encoding flagellar basal body rod protein FlgB encodes MLDKMTSRLDFHSNALLLRAERQRLLASNIANADTPGYVARDLNFSQALRAATEGKSPLAGTGVTQAGHIPLPAAQTSHSTVSLGYSVQSQPSLDNNTVDLDRERANFVDNSVRYEATLRFINGQAKGMLSAIQGQ; translated from the coding sequence ATGCTCGACAAAATGACCAGCCGCCTGGATTTCCATAGCAACGCCCTGCTGCTGCGCGCCGAACGCCAGCGCCTGCTGGCAAGCAACATTGCCAATGCGGACACCCCGGGCTATGTGGCACGCGACCTCAATTTCTCGCAGGCGCTGCGCGCCGCGACCGAAGGCAAGAGCCCGCTGGCCGGCACCGGCGTGACCCAGGCCGGCCACATCCCGCTGCCCGCGGCGCAGACCAGCCACAGCACCGTGAGCCTGGGCTACTCGGTGCAGTCCCAGCCCAGCCTCGACAACAACACCGTCGACCTCGACCGCGAACGCGCCAACTTCGTCGACAACTCCGTGCGCTACGAAGCCACGCTGCGCTTCATCAACGGCCAGGCCAAGGGAATGCTCAGCGCCATCCAGGGCCAGTAA
- the flgC gene encoding flagellar basal body rod protein FlgC, which translates to MSMFSIFSVSGSAVSAQSQRLNVVASNLANVDAVAGPDGQAYKARQVVFQTTPLGAEAASGVRVSAINENQTPGRKVLDPNHPLADEQGYVTHSNVNAVDEMVNMISASRSYQNNVEVMNTAKSLLLKTLQMGQ; encoded by the coding sequence ATGTCCATGTTTTCCATCTTCAGCGTCTCCGGCAGCGCCGTGAGCGCGCAATCGCAGCGCCTCAACGTGGTCGCCAGCAACCTGGCCAACGTCGATGCCGTGGCCGGGCCCGACGGCCAGGCCTACAAGGCGCGCCAGGTCGTGTTCCAGACCACGCCGCTGGGCGCCGAAGCGGCGTCGGGCGTGCGCGTCAGCGCGATCAACGAGAACCAGACGCCGGGCCGCAAGGTGCTGGACCCGAACCACCCGCTGGCCGACGAGCAGGGCTATGTGACCCACTCCAACGTCAATGCCGTGGACGAGATGGTCAACATGATCTCGGCCTCGCGCTCCTACCAGAACAACGTCGAAGTCATGAACACCGCGAAGTCGCTGCTGCTCAAGACCTTGCAGATGGGCCAGTAA
- a CDS encoding flagellar hook assembly protein FlgD — MLTTNVTSTSATANGATNSASSTDPAAAQDRFLKLLVAQLNNQDPMNPMDNAEMTTQMAQINTVVGINELNSTMAAMSSQFTAMQVLQGTSMIGRTVLSEGNTLGTPVDKISTAAFDLSGTAADVKVNIKTAAGTVVDTVTLGSLDAGRHYFAWDSSKYTGDVSGLRFEVASTNGTAKVANTPLSPSLVVATTTTDGALTLELENGESLAYNKVKAVF, encoded by the coding sequence ATGCTCACCACCAACGTCACCTCCACCAGCGCCACCGCCAACGGCGCCACGAACTCGGCATCGTCCACCGATCCCGCGGCCGCGCAAGACCGTTTCCTGAAGCTGCTGGTCGCCCAGCTGAACAACCAGGATCCGATGAATCCCATGGACAACGCCGAGATGACCACGCAGATGGCGCAGATCAACACCGTGGTCGGCATCAACGAGCTCAACAGCACCATGGCCGCGATGTCCTCGCAGTTCACCGCCATGCAGGTGCTGCAAGGCACGTCGATGATCGGCCGCACCGTGCTGTCCGAAGGCAACACCCTGGGCACGCCGGTCGACAAGATCAGCACCGCGGCCTTCGACCTGAGCGGCACCGCCGCCGACGTCAAGGTCAACATCAAGACCGCCGCGGGCACCGTGGTCGATACCGTGACCCTGGGCTCGCTCGATGCCGGCCGGCACTACTTTGCCTGGGACAGCAGCAAGTACACGGGCGATGTCAGCGGCCTGCGCTTCGAGGTCGCATCGACGAACGGCACGGCCAAGGTCGCCAACACGCCGCTGTCGCCGAGCCTGGTCGTGGCCACCACCACCACCGACGGCGCGCTGACGCTGGAACTCGAAAACGGCGAGAGCCTGGCCTACAACAAGGTCAAGGCCGTCTTCTAA
- the flgE gene encoding flagellar hook protein FlgE: MSFQQGLSGLNAASKNLDVIGHNVANSSTTGFKSSRTDFAEAIASAIVTSTGANSGIGVNIAAVSQQFTQGAINSTGNSLDLAVNGDGFFRVSLPDGTQAYTRSGNFQLDKAGNMITTDGASVMGYAIDPATGLTNSTTVQALKFPTGQPIPAKQTTQVTALLNLDARATNAAGDATATPPVAATPRATYGTSLEVYDSQGLATPVTMYFEKGAGNTWNVYNSLDANAPSIGQLVFDGSGTLVSGSPINMTIAAADLANPNATGANPVGDLALTLDLSGVTQFGSDFAVSKLNHNGYAAGELTGISIGNDGTIMANYSNGVTRAESQLALAKFSNVQGLSAVGGNNWVATSESGPPVFGTAKSGSFGSLVSGALESSNVDLTAELVNMMTAQRAYQANAQTIKTQDQVFSTLVNLR; encoded by the coding sequence ATGTCATTCCAACAAGGACTTTCGGGCCTCAACGCGGCGAGCAAGAACCTCGACGTGATCGGCCACAACGTTGCCAACTCGAGCACGACCGGCTTCAAGTCGTCGCGCACCGACTTCGCCGAGGCCATCGCCAGCGCGATCGTCACCTCGACCGGCGCGAACTCGGGCATCGGCGTGAACATCGCCGCGGTCTCGCAGCAGTTCACCCAGGGCGCGATCAACTCCACCGGCAACAGCCTGGACCTGGCGGTCAACGGCGACGGCTTCTTCCGCGTGAGCCTGCCCGACGGCACGCAGGCCTATACCCGCTCGGGCAACTTCCAGCTCGACAAGGCCGGCAACATGATCACGACCGATGGCGCGAGCGTCATGGGTTACGCCATCGACCCTGCCACGGGCCTCACCAACAGCACGACCGTGCAGGCGCTCAAGTTCCCCACCGGCCAGCCGATTCCCGCCAAGCAGACCACGCAGGTCACGGCGCTGCTGAACCTGGATGCGCGCGCGACCAACGCCGCCGGCGATGCCACGGCCACGCCGCCCGTGGCCGCCACGCCGCGCGCCACCTACGGCACCTCGCTCGAGGTCTATGACAGCCAGGGCCTGGCCACGCCGGTCACGATGTACTTCGAGAAGGGCGCGGGCAATACCTGGAACGTCTACAACTCGCTCGATGCGAACGCGCCCTCCATCGGCCAGCTGGTGTTCGACGGCAGCGGCACGCTGGTCTCGGGCAGCCCGATCAACATGACGATCGCCGCCGCAGACCTGGCCAACCCGAATGCCACGGGCGCCAATCCCGTGGGCGACCTGGCCCTGACGCTGGACCTGAGCGGCGTGACGCAGTTCGGCAGCGACTTCGCGGTCTCCAAGCTCAACCACAACGGCTATGCCGCGGGCGAGCTGACCGGCATCTCCATCGGCAACGACGGCACCATCATGGCCAACTACTCGAACGGCGTGACGCGCGCCGAGAGCCAGTTGGCCCTGGCCAAGTTCAGCAACGTCCAGGGCCTGTCGGCCGTGGGCGGCAACAACTGGGTCGCGACCTCCGAATCGGGCCCGCCGGTGTTCGGCACCGCCAAGAGCGGCAGCTTCGGCTCGCTGGTGTCGGGTGCGCTCGAGAGCTCCAACGTCGACCTCACGGCCGAGCTGGTCAACATGATGACCGCCCAGCGCGCCTACCAGGCCAATGCCCAGACCATCAAGACGCAAGACCAGGTGTTCTCGACCCTGGTGAACCTGCGCTGA
- a CDS encoding flagellar basal body rod protein FlgF: MDRIIYTAMTGANAAAQRQSVLSNNLANAGTNGFRAEMSTFRSVPVQGSGSSTRVFALEATSGHLETAGPAQRTGRALDAMAMGNAWFGVQGLDGLEAYTRSGAFEVSPEGALLTSGGLPVLSDGGAPLEVPQGAEVSLAADGTVTAKLAGQPPLIAGRVKLATPDAENPVKRGNDGLFRGANGDPLPQDPNARLLSGSIEGSNVNAVESMVGMIAASRQFETQMRLMQTAETNDKTAAQLLSMNG; this comes from the coding sequence ATGGACCGCATCATCTACACCGCCATGACCGGCGCCAACGCCGCCGCGCAGCGGCAGTCGGTGCTGTCCAACAACCTGGCGAACGCCGGCACCAACGGCTTCCGCGCCGAGATGTCGACCTTCCGCTCCGTGCCCGTGCAGGGCAGCGGCTCGTCGACCCGCGTGTTCGCGCTCGAAGCCACCTCGGGCCACCTCGAGACCGCGGGCCCGGCCCAGCGCACCGGCCGCGCGCTCGACGCGATGGCCATGGGCAATGCCTGGTTCGGCGTGCAGGGCCTGGACGGCCTTGAAGCCTATACGCGCAGTGGCGCGTTCGAGGTCTCGCCCGAAGGCGCGCTGCTGACCAGCGGCGGCCTGCCCGTGCTGTCCGACGGCGGCGCGCCGCTCGAAGTGCCGCAAGGCGCCGAAGTCTCGCTGGCCGCCGACGGCACCGTGACCGCCAAGCTCGCCGGCCAGCCGCCGCTGATCGCGGGCCGCGTCAAGCTGGCCACGCCCGACGCCGAGAACCCGGTCAAGCGCGGCAACGACGGCCTGTTTCGCGGCGCCAACGGCGACCCGCTGCCCCAGGACCCGAATGCGCGCCTGCTCTCGGGCTCGATCGAGGGCTCGAACGTCAACGCCGTCGAAAGCATGGTGGGAATGATTGCCGCCTCGCGCCAGTTCGAGACCCAGATGCGCCTGATGCAGACGGCCGAAACCAACGATAAAACCGCCGCGCAGCTGCTCAGCATGAACGGATAA
- the flgG gene encoding flagellar basal-body rod protein FlgG, with protein MINSLFISKTGMEAQQTQLDVISHNLANVSTTGYKRANAVFEDLIYQNLRQVGAQTTEENQLPTGLHLGLGVRAAATSRNFLQGSLQQSNNALDVAINGNGFFEVTQPDGTTAYTRDGSFQVNAQGQLVTSSGLPVGGGITIPTGATSVSISADGVVSAVMPGAATPQQVGNLPMSSFINPAGLEPRGQNLYIETAASGQPQQGTPGTNGLGTIQQGYLEASNVNVVQELVTMIQTQRAYEMNSKAIQTSDQMLAKLAQL; from the coding sequence ATGATCAATTCGCTTTTCATTTCCAAGACCGGCATGGAAGCCCAGCAGACCCAGCTGGACGTCATCTCGCACAACCTGGCCAACGTCTCGACCACGGGCTACAAGCGCGCCAATGCGGTTTTCGAAGACCTGATCTACCAGAACCTGCGCCAGGTCGGTGCCCAGACCACCGAGGAAAACCAGCTGCCCACGGGCCTGCACCTGGGCCTGGGCGTGCGCGCCGCGGCGACCAGCCGCAACTTCCTGCAGGGCAGCCTGCAGCAATCGAACAACGCCCTGGACGTGGCCATCAACGGCAACGGCTTCTTCGAAGTCACGCAGCCCGACGGCACCACGGCCTATACGCGCGACGGCTCGTTCCAGGTCAACGCCCAGGGCCAGCTGGTGACCTCCAGCGGCCTGCCCGTGGGCGGCGGCATCACCATTCCCACGGGCGCGACCAGCGTCAGCATCAGCGCCGACGGCGTGGTGAGCGCGGTCATGCCCGGCGCGGCCACGCCCCAGCAGGTCGGCAACCTGCCGATGTCGTCCTTCATCAACCCGGCCGGCCTCGAGCCGCGCGGGCAGAACCTCTACATCGAGACCGCGGCCTCGGGCCAGCCCCAGCAGGGCACGCCCGGCACCAACGGCCTGGGCACGATCCAGCAAGGCTACCTCGAAGCCTCGAACGTCAACGTGGTGCAGGAGCTGGTGACCATGATCCAGACCCAGCGCGCCTATGAGATGAATTCCAAGGCGATCCAGACTTCGGACCAGATGCTGGCGAAACTGGCGCAGTTGTAA
- a CDS encoding flagellar basal body L-ring protein FlgH, which produces MTHLPPLLSRLGLGGVTLATLILSGCATLNPPPPVDILPTAPLPMPAPAAMAPAAPTGGLFQAARYRPMFEDQRARLVGDMVTVMIVERVTATQSSSSSIDRENELNAGLTALPIFKAANAANIIGRSNIGFGSDTGFSGKGQTANSNTFTGSITTTVAEVLPNGHLVVTGEKQIGVNHNVDVLRFSGTVDPRNLQPGSVVSSTQVANVRVESRGRGQQAEAQSIGWLSRFFLNVMPF; this is translated from the coding sequence ATGACCCATCTTCCCCCCCTTCTCTCCCGCCTTGGCCTCGGCGGCGTCACGCTTGCCACGCTGATTCTCAGCGGCTGCGCGACGCTGAACCCGCCGCCGCCGGTCGACATCCTGCCGACGGCGCCGCTGCCCATGCCCGCACCTGCGGCAATGGCGCCGGCCGCGCCCACGGGCGGGCTGTTCCAGGCGGCGCGCTACCGCCCGATGTTCGAGGACCAGCGCGCGCGCCTGGTCGGCGACATGGTCACGGTGATGATCGTCGAGCGCGTCACGGCGACGCAAAGCTCCTCGTCGAGCATCGACCGCGAGAACGAACTCAATGCCGGCCTCACCGCGCTGCCGATCTTCAAGGCCGCCAACGCCGCGAACATCATCGGCCGCTCGAACATCGGCTTCGGCAGCGACACCGGGTTCTCGGGCAAGGGCCAGACCGCCAACAGCAACACCTTCACCGGCTCGATCACCACCACCGTGGCGGAAGTGCTGCCCAACGGCCACCTGGTGGTCACGGGCGAAAAGCAGATCGGCGTGAACCACAACGTCGATGTGCTGCGCTTTTCGGGCACCGTCGATCCGCGCAACCTGCAGCCCGGCAGCGTTGTGAGCTCGACCCAGGTGGCCAACGTGCGCGTCGAGTCGCGCGGCCGTGGCCAGCAGGCCGAAGCCCAGTCAATTGGATGGTTGTCACGCTTCTTTTTGAACGTTATGCCGTTCTGA
- a CDS encoding flagellar basal body P-ring protein FlgI — protein MKALSTLLKLRPAHLAFWALATGAAVLALPAQAARIKEVAAVQGVRSNQLTGYGLIVGLDGTGDQTTQMPYTKQALANYLQQMGIALPATGNAAQLQLKNVAAVIITAELPAFAQPGQMIDVNVSSMGNAKSLKGGTLVTTPLRGADGEIYALAQGNIVVGGAGASQGGSKVQINHLSAGRIPQGAQVERAVPTPLHEGQTIQLSLNATDFQTADKVVQSINRNLGQGTATALDGRTVQVNAPSNPGARVRFIAQLEELQIEKSTPAAKVVINARTGSIVLNQAVTLGNCAIAHGNLSITISSTPVISQPAPLSQGQTVVAERTSIQVRQEPGNVIQVPSSPQLTDVVRALNSLGATPQDLLAILQAIKAAGALNAELEVI, from the coding sequence ATGAAAGCACTGTCCACGCTCCTCAAATTGCGCCCTGCCCACCTTGCGTTCTGGGCGCTCGCCACGGGCGCGGCCGTGCTGGCACTGCCAGCGCAGGCCGCGCGTATCAAGGAAGTTGCCGCCGTCCAGGGCGTGCGCAGCAACCAGCTCACTGGCTACGGCCTGATCGTCGGCCTCGATGGCACGGGCGACCAGACCACGCAGATGCCCTATACCAAGCAGGCACTGGCCAACTACCTGCAGCAGATGGGCATCGCCCTGCCCGCGACCGGCAATGCGGCCCAGCTGCAACTCAAGAACGTGGCCGCGGTGATCATCACCGCCGAGCTGCCGGCGTTCGCCCAGCCCGGGCAGATGATCGACGTCAATGTCTCCTCGATGGGCAACGCCAAGTCGCTCAAGGGCGGCACGCTGGTGACCACGCCGCTGCGTGGCGCCGACGGCGAGATCTACGCGCTGGCCCAGGGCAACATCGTGGTCGGCGGCGCGGGAGCCTCGCAAGGCGGCTCCAAGGTCCAGATCAACCACCTGAGCGCGGGGCGCATTCCCCAGGGCGCGCAGGTCGAGCGCGCGGTGCCAACGCCGCTGCACGAAGGCCAGACCATCCAGCTGAGCCTCAATGCCACCGATTTCCAGACCGCCGACAAGGTCGTTCAGTCGATCAACCGCAACCTTGGCCAGGGCACGGCGACCGCGCTTGACGGCCGCACCGTGCAGGTCAATGCGCCCAGCAACCCGGGCGCGCGCGTGCGCTTCATCGCCCAGCTCGAGGAGTTGCAGATCGAGAAATCGACGCCCGCGGCCAAGGTCGTGATCAACGCCCGCACCGGCTCCATCGTGCTCAACCAGGCGGTGACGCTGGGCAACTGCGCGATCGCGCACGGCAACCTGTCGATCACCATCAGCTCGACGCCGGTGATCAGCCAGCCCGCGCCGCTGTCGCAGGGCCAGACCGTGGTCGCCGAGCGCACCAGCATCCAGGTGCGCCAGGAACCGGGCAACGTGATCCAGGTGCCCTCCTCGCCGCAGCTCACCGACGTGGTGCGCGCACTCAACTCCCTGGGCGCGACGCCGCAGGACCTGCTGGCCATCCTGCAGGCCATAAAGGCCGCGGGCGCCCTCAATGCCGAACTGGAGGTGATATGA
- the flgJ gene encoding flagellar assembly peptidoglycan hydrolase FlgJ, giving the protein MSMSLNSTVSMGTSNALAVDARALNSLKFQAGQNNPEAVRETAKQLESLFMREMIKSMREATMKSGLLDGAQGDLGADLLDQQLSVTMSGQPGGLADAIARQLSKAMGGVADGDDAGDDAMPSTLSFAGRTGGYARYGGFAAKGGVGRTEAYSANAPSPQGLDNFVRSHAQAAERVAQASGIPAAYMLGQAGHETGWGKSEIRNADGSNSFNLFGIKAGKGWTGKVAEITTTEYIDGAPRKVTAKFRAYNSFEESFRDYAQLINGNPRYEKARASTGSALAYASELQKAGYATDPQYANKLNRAIQSTQRVQNTQA; this is encoded by the coding sequence ATGAGCATGTCGCTCAACTCCACCGTGTCCATGGGCACGTCCAACGCGCTCGCGGTCGACGCGCGCGCGCTCAATTCGCTCAAGTTCCAGGCCGGGCAGAACAATCCCGAGGCCGTGCGCGAGACCGCCAAGCAGCTCGAGTCGCTGTTCATGCGCGAAATGATCAAGAGCATGCGCGAGGCCACCATGAAGTCGGGCCTGCTCGACGGTGCGCAGGGCGACCTGGGCGCCGACCTGCTCGATCAGCAGCTGTCGGTGACCATGTCGGGCCAGCCCGGCGGACTGGCCGATGCGATCGCGCGCCAGCTGTCCAAGGCCATGGGCGGTGTCGCCGATGGCGATGACGCCGGCGACGACGCCATGCCCTCGACGCTGAGCTTCGCCGGCCGCACCGGCGGCTATGCGCGCTACGGCGGCTTTGCCGCCAAGGGCGGCGTGGGCCGCACCGAGGCCTACTCGGCCAATGCCCCCTCGCCCCAGGGCCTCGACAATTTCGTGCGCTCGCATGCGCAGGCCGCCGAGCGCGTGGCCCAGGCCAGCGGCATTCCCGCGGCCTACATGCTGGGCCAGGCCGGCCATGAGACCGGCTGGGGCAAGAGCGAGATCCGCAACGCCGACGGCAGCAACTCGTTCAACCTGTTCGGCATCAAGGCCGGCAAGGGCTGGACCGGCAAGGTCGCCGAGATCACCACCACCGAATACATCGACGGCGCGCCGCGCAAGGTCACGGCCAAGTTCCGCGCCTACAACTCCTTCGAGGAATCGTTTCGCGACTACGCCCAGCTGATCAACGGCAACCCGCGCTACGAGAAGGCGCGCGCCAGCACCGGCTCGGCGCTGGCCTATGCCAGCGAGCTGCAGAAGGCCGGCTACGCCACCGATCCGCAATACGCCAACAAGCTCAACCGCGCCATCCAGAGCACCCAGCGCGTCCAGAATACCCAAGCATAA